The proteins below come from a single Cololabis saira isolate AMF1-May2022 chromosome 2, fColSai1.1, whole genome shotgun sequence genomic window:
- the LOC133418777 gene encoding complement C1q-like protein 2 isoform X3, translating into MSGVLAGLKVEMKYLQHDNEEQAKKTRELEQQYQEQAAKLAEQAAKLAEQAAELLTIKSRANTTENHVNALTRKGEVKPVAFSALLVASGSETVGPFNAQTNLIFRRVITNVGNAYNSYTGFFTAPVRGAYHFEFYLHGHGHPSHATAASLVKNGDPVVTAHEHQSSLSVNPANAVTLLLEVGDVVFVRQWQNTRIFDNGNFHTTFSGNLLFIM; encoded by the exons ATGAGCGGCGTGTTGGCTGGACTGAAGGTTGAGATGAAATACTTGCAGCATGATAATGAAG AACAAGCAAAAAAGACCAGAGAATTGGAGCAGCAGTACCAAG AGCAGGCAGCTAAGCTAGCAGAGCAGGCAGCTAAGCTAGCAGAACAGGCAGCTGAACTGCTCACCATTAAATCCAGAGCAAACACAACAGAAAACCATGTGAACGCTCTGACAAGAAAAGGAGAAG TGAAACCAGTGGCTTTTTCAGCGTTATTGGTCGCTTCTGGCTCAGAAACTGTTGGACCATTTAACGCACAAACGAACCTGATCTTCAGAAGAGTTATCACGAATGTTGGAAATGCCTATAACTCATACACAG GGTTTTTCACAGCCCCGGTGAGAGGAGCCTACCACTTTGAGTTCTACCTTCATGGACATGGACATCCTTCACATGCTACTGCTGCTTCTCTGGTCAAGAATGGAGACCCTGTTGTTACTGCGCATGAACATCAGTCTTCATTGTCGGTTAATCCTGCTAATGCTGTCACTTTATTATTAGAAGTAGGAGATGTTGTGTTTGTGCGTCAGTGGCAAAACACAAGGATTTTTGACAATGGCAATTTCCACACAACCTTCAGCGGTAATCTACTTTTCATCATGTGA
- the LOC133418777 gene encoding complement C1q-like protein 2 isoform X1, with amino-acid sequence MSGVLAGLKVEMKYLQHDNEEQAKKTRELEQQYQAKVNQLESQKTELKQQYQEQAAKLAEQAAKLAEQAAELLTIKSRANTTENHVNALTRKGEVKPVAFSALLVASGSETVGPFNAQTNLIFRRVITNVGNAYNSYTGFFTAPVRGAYHFEFYLHGHGHPSHATAASLVKNGDPVVTAHEHQSSLSVNPANAVTLLLEVGDVVFVRQWQNTRIFDNGNFHTTFSGNLLFIM; translated from the exons ATGAGCGGCGTGTTGGCTGGACTGAAGGTTGAGATGAAATACTTGCAGCATGATAATGAAG AACAAGCAAAAAAGACCAGAGAATTGGAGCAGCAGTACCAAG ctAAGGTGAATCAACTGGAGTCACAAAAGACGGAGCTGAAGCAACAGTACCAAG AGCAGGCAGCTAAGCTAGCAGAGCAGGCAGCTAAGCTAGCAGAACAGGCAGCTGAACTGCTCACCATTAAATCCAGAGCAAACACAACAGAAAACCATGTGAACGCTCTGACAAGAAAAGGAGAAG TGAAACCAGTGGCTTTTTCAGCGTTATTGGTCGCTTCTGGCTCAGAAACTGTTGGACCATTTAACGCACAAACGAACCTGATCTTCAGAAGAGTTATCACGAATGTTGGAAATGCCTATAACTCATACACAG GGTTTTTCACAGCCCCGGTGAGAGGAGCCTACCACTTTGAGTTCTACCTTCATGGACATGGACATCCTTCACATGCTACTGCTGCTTCTCTGGTCAAGAATGGAGACCCTGTTGTTACTGCGCATGAACATCAGTCTTCATTGTCGGTTAATCCTGCTAATGCTGTCACTTTATTATTAGAAGTAGGAGATGTTGTGTTTGTGCGTCAGTGGCAAAACACAAGGATTTTTGACAATGGCAATTTCCACACAACCTTCAGCGGTAATCTACTTTTCATCATGTGA
- the LOC133418777 gene encoding complement C1q-like protein 2 isoform X2 — protein sequence MSGVLAGLKVEMKYLQHDNEEQAKKTRELEQQYQAKVNQLESQKTELKQQYQEQAAELLTIKSRANTTENHVNALTRKGEVKPVAFSALLVASGSETVGPFNAQTNLIFRRVITNVGNAYNSYTGFFTAPVRGAYHFEFYLHGHGHPSHATAASLVKNGDPVVTAHEHQSSLSVNPANAVTLLLEVGDVVFVRQWQNTRIFDNGNFHTTFSGNLLFIM from the exons ATGAGCGGCGTGTTGGCTGGACTGAAGGTTGAGATGAAATACTTGCAGCATGATAATGAAG AACAAGCAAAAAAGACCAGAGAATTGGAGCAGCAGTACCAAG ctAAGGTGAATCAACTGGAGTCACAAAAGACGGAGCTGAAGCAACAGTACCAAG AACAGGCAGCTGAACTGCTCACCATTAAATCCAGAGCAAACACAACAGAAAACCATGTGAACGCTCTGACAAGAAAAGGAGAAG TGAAACCAGTGGCTTTTTCAGCGTTATTGGTCGCTTCTGGCTCAGAAACTGTTGGACCATTTAACGCACAAACGAACCTGATCTTCAGAAGAGTTATCACGAATGTTGGAAATGCCTATAACTCATACACAG GGTTTTTCACAGCCCCGGTGAGAGGAGCCTACCACTTTGAGTTCTACCTTCATGGACATGGACATCCTTCACATGCTACTGCTGCTTCTCTGGTCAAGAATGGAGACCCTGTTGTTACTGCGCATGAACATCAGTCTTCATTGTCGGTTAATCCTGCTAATGCTGTCACTTTATTATTAGAAGTAGGAGATGTTGTGTTTGTGCGTCAGTGGCAAAACACAAGGATTTTTGACAATGGCAATTTCCACACAACCTTCAGCGGTAATCTACTTTTCATCATGTGA